The Hydrotalea sp. genome has a segment encoding these proteins:
- the xseB gene encoding exodeoxyribonuclease VII small subunit, with amino-acid sequence MTRDKGNDKGNDKGVAESFSFEEALSELEKIISAMEQGEVSLAESVKYYERAMMLHKKCVAELQNAKLKIEQLVLSPDSDKNIIGKKDFAADKE; translated from the coding sequence ATGACGCGTGATAAGGGCAATGACAAGGGCAATGATAAGGGCGTGGCGGAATCTTTTTCGTTCGAGGAAGCCCTGAGCGAGTTAGAAAAAATTATTTCGGCGATGGAGCAGGGCGAGGTATCCTTGGCCGAATCGGTAAAATATTACGAACGCGCCATGATGCTCCATAAAAAATGCGTGGCCGAATTGCAAAATGCCAAATTAAAAATCGAACAATTGGTGTTGTCGCCCGACAGCGATAAAAACATCATTGGCAAAAAAGATTTCGCCGCCGATAAAGAATAA